Proteins from a single region of bacterium:
- a CDS encoding DUF559 domain-containing protein: MPKTGAPTPRPEKALSMRPDARAMIQRARRLRRTMSNIENRVWGFLRNGHLEGLKFRRQHPIGRYVVDFYCHERRLVIEIDGASHAGQHDADRVRAQWLSDHGFRVIRFANEDVLKNAEGVRAAIREACRGAGALTRFAFGESTSPKGRGERANLQANRNTPNPSNTPAGSSFAEGESASPKGRGERADLQTNRNNPNPSNAPAGSSPMIASHRKHPAPDMFTSPSGGGRFAAGKTGEGSLAPGALTRFTFGESTSPKGRGERVSIRASCGAQRSPNMLSGASPMSESRGDRRGAARFTSPAGRGERAGIPVDRSIQRPSNTLPVNRGGRGVRGRHQEE; this comes from the coding sequence ATGCCGAAGACGGGAGCGCCGACACCGCGGCCTGAAAAGGCCCTTTCCATGCGGCCCGATGCGCGCGCGATGATCCAGCGGGCGCGTCGGCTGCGCCGGACGATGTCGAACATCGAAAATCGTGTCTGGGGATTTCTGCGCAACGGGCACCTGGAGGGGCTCAAGTTCCGTCGCCAGCATCCCATCGGGCGGTATGTGGTCGACTTCTACTGCCACGAGCGCCGTTTGGTGATCGAAATCGACGGCGCCTCGCATGCGGGACAGCATGACGCGGACCGGGTCCGCGCGCAATGGTTGAGCGACCACGGATTCCGGGTGATCCGGTTTGCGAATGAGGATGTCCTGAAGAATGCGGAGGGTGTGCGGGCGGCGATTCGGGAGGCCTGCCGCGGGGCGGGGGCCCTCACCCGATTCGCCTTCGGCGAATCGACCTCTCCCAAAGGGAGAGGTGAACGAGCCAATCTTCAAGCGAATCGTAACACCCCAAATCCTTCGAACACGCCGGCAGGTTCATCATTCGCCGAAGGCGAATCGGCCTCTCCCAAAGGGAGAGGTGAACGAGCAGACCTTCAAACGAATCGTAACAACCCAAATCCTTCGAACGCGCCGGCAGGTTCATCGCCGATGATTGCATCCCATCGCAAGCACCCGGCCCCGGATATGTTCACCTCCCCCTCAGGGGGAGGTCGTTTTGCCGCAGGCAAAACGGGTGAGGGGTCGCTGGCGCCAGGTGCCCTCACCCGATTCACCTTCGGCGAATCGACCTCTCCCAAAGGGAGAGGTGAACGAGTGTCTATTCGAGCGAGTTGCGGTGCCCAAAGATCTCCGAACATGCTGTCAGGTGCATCGCCGATGAGCGAATCGCGTGGTGATCGCCGGGGTGCGGCAAGGTTCACCTCCCCCGCAGGGAGAGGTGAACGAGCAGGTATTCCAGTGGATCGCAGCATCCAGAGACCTTCGAACACGCTTCCAGTGAATCGCGGCGGGCGGGGAGTTCGGGGTCGTCACCAAGAGGAGTGA
- a CDS encoding OmpA family protein: MSARGMLLAVLIGALIGAWNIEPAQAQLGGLKKKAEEKAKKEAEKKAQEAVEGKEEAPAEESTSPQGESAKGEAAAGDAAAEKQEPGAGVWVNYDFVPGSRVIFFDDFSKDVVGNFPQRLEFIEGNMEVAEWKGQRWLRASSDSRFQIPLPEVLPDKFTIEFDMYAPYGWNETNLCGSARDDWDNRELTEAQTCFCVNPWDQYAGLFLNRTKAYIASLHLPDEVFEDVYHCRILGDGKYMKAYINETRVANVPKTAFTRSNALWFDTYAQTERPVMFTNFRVAVSDKTIYDALAADGRVATHGILFDSGSDKIRPESTPTLKEIGQMLTDHPELKLLIEGHTDNVGDDASNQTLSEKRAAAVKGYLIEHHKIDAARLESQGFGETKPVAGNDTPEGRQNNRRVELVKL; encoded by the coding sequence ATGAGCGCGCGCGGAATGCTGCTGGCAGTGCTGATCGGGGCCCTGATCGGCGCCTGGAACATCGAGCCGGCCCAGGCCCAGTTGGGCGGGCTGAAAAAGAAGGCCGAAGAGAAAGCCAAGAAGGAAGCCGAGAAAAAAGCCCAGGAGGCGGTCGAAGGCAAGGAAGAGGCCCCGGCCGAAGAGTCCACGTCGCCGCAGGGCGAATCCGCCAAGGGCGAAGCCGCCGCCGGCGACGCGGCCGCCGAAAAGCAGGAGCCCGGTGCCGGCGTCTGGGTCAACTACGACTTTGTGCCCGGCAGCCGTGTCATCTTCTTCGATGATTTCTCCAAAGACGTGGTCGGCAACTTCCCCCAGCGCCTCGAGTTCATCGAAGGCAACATGGAGGTCGCCGAATGGAAGGGGCAGCGCTGGCTGCGCGCCTCCAGCGACAGCCGCTTCCAGATCCCCCTGCCCGAGGTGCTGCCCGACAAGTTCACCATCGAGTTCGACATGTATGCCCCCTACGGCTGGAACGAGACCAACCTCTGCGGCAGCGCCCGCGACGATTGGGACAACCGTGAGTTGACCGAAGCGCAGACCTGTTTCTGTGTCAACCCCTGGGACCAGTACGCCGGGCTGTTCCTCAACAGAACGAAGGCGTATATCGCCTCGCTGCACCTGCCCGATGAAGTGTTCGAGGACGTCTACCACTGCCGCATTCTCGGCGACGGCAAGTACATGAAGGCTTACATCAACGAGACCCGTGTCGCCAACGTCCCGAAGACCGCCTTCACCCGGAGCAACGCTCTTTGGTTCGACACCTACGCGCAGACCGAGCGGCCGGTGATGTTCACCAACTTCCGCGTTGCCGTCAGCGACAAGACCATCTACGACGCTCTCGCCGCCGACGGGCGCGTCGCGACCCACGGCATCCTCTTCGACTCCGGCTCCGACAAGATCCGTCCCGAGTCGACGCCGACGCTCAAGGAGATCGGGCAGATGCTGACCGATCATCCGGAACTGAAACTGTTGATCGAGGGGCACACCGACAACGTGGGCGATGACGCGTCCAATCAGACGCTCTCGGAGAAACGCGCCGCCGCGGTCAAGGGATACCTGATCGAGCATCACAAGATCGACGCGGCCCGCCTCGAATCGCAGGGCTTCGGCGAGACCAAGCCGGTCGCCGGCAACGACACACCCGAAGGCCGCCAGAACAACCGTCGCGTGGAGCTGGTGAAACTGTAA